A single Neospora caninum Liverpool complete genome, chromosome VIIb DNA region contains:
- a CDS encoding Pyridine nucleotide-disulphide oxidoreductase family protein, related, producing MASPLESAEDFAQQLSPPAADPLRVKYLVVGGGVAAGYFFHYFAEPLQQGRAGISGKTAGAAAGNVAPGSTGNSDRNAGRSLDAWPPAEGTRGSLCAGERAGGKETKRDGQRALDASKDASSVRAAPYPTASRGSSTSRAQGLAQLSLQEQDAKLRFLLVSSEAVLPYERPALSKGFLLGKANFPNFNVAAGISGAIQDAQWYIARGVHVLLNETVSSVDLANRSASLQSSQRTVYFDKLIVATGLRPVDFVGLGMWNLRGVPFNIFTFRFASEAKQIVDFVKQIQARSCAALNQALPSSDNALGTADASKGSAVVLGSGFTGTEVAAALCQLGLKVVMVTHSARILSKIFTPELSGFYEKQFEQRGVTVIKNASVQNLVRDVDSDSRVSAVRITDSDGSSHVLEADFVVAALGSRPVVEFLNRQVMLADECVGGGIQVDEHLQAFPSREVQIAAASAQNPYPEVFAIGDVAAFPHSRVGGRPVRYEHVWNARSMAAYLAKHLRWLERKEEQEARARGDTCNVLQEAEEEETVNAAALAAAEDGQPQRAVPPGEDSDSAKAGASNRSEGCGSDTGYQFLPIYYSRIFDLSWKFFGFRRGTPVLVNDFDRQISRKIIALWIDSDQTVQGAFLEGGNPEEEELLRRAADSTIVVSPEAVQQAKDVAEVLKLIRHGVEQLEEHRTEAA from the exons AGCAGTTGTCCCCCCCGGCGGCGGATCCACTGCGCGTGAAGTATCTCGTGGTTGGCGGAGGCGTCGCAGCGGGGTATTTTTTCCATTATTTCGCGGAACCGCTCCAGCAAGGCCGCGCGGGAATCAGCGGGAAGACCGCTGGAGCAGCGGCGGGGAACGTGGCGCCAGGCAGTACGGGAAATTCGGACAGAAATGCAGGCCGGAGCCTCGACGCTTGGCCCCCCGCAGAGGGAACCAGAGGGAGTCTGTGCGCCGGAGAGCGTGCAGGTGGGAAAGAAACAAAGCGAGACGGCCAGCGGGCCCTTGACGCAAGCAAGGACGCGTCGAGTGTACGGGCTGCTCCGTATCCGACAGCGTCTCGGGGTTCCTCGACCTCCCGCGCACAAGGCCTGGCCCAGTTGTCGCTTCAAGAGCAAGACGCAAAGCTGCGCTTTCTGCTGGTGTCTTCCGAAGCCGTTCTGCCCTATGAACGGCCGGCTCTCTCCAAG GGCTTTCTCCTTGGGAAGGCAAACTTCCCCAACTTCAACGTTGCGGCGGGCATCAGCGGCGCAATTCAAGACGCCCAGTGGTACATCGCCCGGGGCGTTCACGTGCTGCTCAACGAGACCGTCTCGTCTGTCGACTTGGCGAACCGGAGTGCGTCGTTGCAAAGCTCGCAGCGAACTGTCTACTTCGACAAGCTGATCGTCGCGACGGGTCTGAGACCGGTGGACTTCGTCG GCCTCGGCATGTGGAACCTCAGAGGTGTTCCGTTCAACATTTTCACCTTTCGGTTCgccagcgaggcgaagcaaaTCGTGGATTTCGTCAAGCAAATCCAGGCGCGATCCTGCGCGGCGTTGAACCAAGCTCTTCCGTCCTCGGACAACGCTCTGGGGACGGCGGACGCGTCCAAGGGATCTGCTGTCGTCCTCGGCTCCGGATTCACAGGCACGGAAGTCGCCGCGGCTCTATGCCAGCTG GGGCTTAAAGTGGTCATGGTGACACACAGCGCGCGCATCTTGTCCAAGATCTTCACTCCGGAGCTCTCGGGCTTTTACGAAAAGCAGTTCGAGCAGCGGGGCGTGACAGTCATCAAGAACGCGTCCGTCCAGAACCTCGTTCGCGATGTagacagcgacagcag GGTCTCGGCGGTGCGAATCACGGACAGCGACGGGAGCAGCCACGTTCTGGAGGCGGACTTTGTTGTGGCTGCACTGGGCAGTCGGCCGGTCGTCGAGTTTCTCAACC GGCAGGTAATGTTGGCTGACGAGTGCGTAGGCGGGGGAATCCAAGTCGACGAGCACCTCCaagcgtttccctctcgcgaAGTGCAAATCGCGGCGGCTTCTGCGCAGAATCCGTATCCGGAAGTCTTCGCCATTGGCGACGTCGCAGCGTTTCCCCACTCGCGGGTCGGAGGGCGGCCAGTCAGGTACGAGCACGTGTGGAACGCGCGGTCCATGGCTGCCTACCTCGCCAAGCATTTGCGCTGgctcgagaggaaagaggaacaggaggcgagagcgcgcggagacacctgcaaCGTCCTTCAAGaggctgaggaagaggaaaccgTCAACGCAGCTGCCTTGGCGGCTGCCGAGGATGGGCAGCCGCAGCGCGCCGTTCCCCCAGGGGAAGACTCGGACTCGGCCAAAGCTGGAGCGTCGAATCGCTCCGAG GGATGCGGTAGCGACACCGGATATCAGTTCCTGCCGATTTACTATTCGCGCATCTTCGACTTGTCGTGGAAATTTTTCGGTTTTCGCAGAG GCACCCCAGTGCTGGTAAATGATTTTGATAGACAAATATCGCGGAAAATTATTGCCTTGTGGATCGACTCCGACCAAACGGTTCAAGGAGCATTTCTTGAAGGCGGCAAcccagaggaagaagaactcCTTCGA CGAGCGGCGGACTCCACAATTGTCGTCTCACCAGAGGCCGTCCAACAGGCGAAGGACGTGGCTGAGGTCTTGAAACTCATCCG CCATGGTGTGGAGCAGCTGGAGGAACACCGGACTGAGGCGGCCTGA